In the Flavisolibacter tropicus genome, one interval contains:
- the ybeY gene encoding rRNA maturation RNase YbeY has protein sequence MRKEINNIHFHYLTSRFHFTNRTQLKAYLNRVAKREKHTIDTINYIFCDDAYLLEINKQYLKHDTYTDIVTFQLNLKGEALLSDVYISVERVKENALQHNTTFTHELHRVIFHGLLHLCGYKDKSKADKDEMRRQEDKCLNNYFVPRGTN, from the coding sequence ATGCGTAAAGAAATTAACAACATTCACTTCCACTACCTAACCTCACGCTTTCATTTCACTAATCGCACCCAGCTTAAAGCCTACCTTAACAGGGTAGCTAAAAGAGAAAAACACACAATAGATACCATTAACTACATCTTTTGTGATGACGCTTACCTCTTAGAGATAAATAAACAATACCTTAAACACGACACCTATACTGACATTGTAACCTTTCAGCTCAACCTGAAAGGAGAGGCTCTGCTTTCCGACGTTTACATAAGTGTGGAAAGAGTGAAGGAAAACGCCCTACAACACAACACTACCTTTACCCATGAGCTTCACCGTGTGATCTTTCATGGACTATTACACCTCTGCGGGTACAAAGACAAGAGTAAAGCTGATAAAGATGAGATGCGCAGACAAGAAGACAAGTGCTTAAACAACTACTTTGTTCCACGTGGAACCAATTAA
- a CDS encoding FeoA family protein produces MKLSELRQGDRAKIKAFQSPDLQLKLMEMGCIPGEEIVVEQVAPLGDPISVRVAGYSLSLRKSEAGEIIIEK; encoded by the coding sequence ATGAAGTTATCTGAGTTAAGACAGGGTGATAGAGCAAAGATTAAGGCCTTTCAGAGTCCAGATTTGCAGTTAAAGTTGATGGAGATGGGTTGTATTCCTGGTGAAGAGATTGTAGTAGAGCAGGTAGCTCCTTTAGGAGATCCAATCTCTGTACGGGTGGCTGGTTATTCATTAAGCCTAAGGAAGAGCGAGGCTGGTGAAATTATTATTGAGAAATAA
- the mnmG gene encoding tRNA uridine-5-carboxymethylaminomethyl(34) synthesis enzyme MnmG encodes MFQAYDIIVVGAGHAGCEAAAAAANMGSKVLLVTMNMQTIAQMSCNPAMGGIAKGQIVREIDALGGYSGIVSDASMIQFRMLNRSKGPAMWSPRTQNDRMLFAQKWREMLENTPNVDFYQDMVRELVVENNKVTGVVTGLGHTIKAKAVVLTNGTFLNGVIHIGEKRLGGGRVAERAAQGLTEQLVSLGFESDRLKTGTPPRVDGRSLDYSKMEEQKGDEEIGSFSYLDVERPKEQRSCWITYTNQEVHDLLKTGFDRSPMFTGRIEGVGPRYCPSIEDKINRFAERDRHQLFVEPEGWNTVEIYVNGFSTSLPEEVQYEALRKVQGFENVRFFRPGYAIEYDFFPPTQLSYTLETKAIENLFFAGQINGTTGYEEAACQGLMAGINAHQKVINDAPLILKRSEAYIGVLIDDLISKGTQEPYRMFTSRAEFRTLLRQDNADLRLTETSYRMGLATEGRMQKMLKKRREVEEVKTILSTTAMEPAEINPFFESIESASINEKQKLEKIILRPNVQLHDIMKQVPKVEEALKGYEEEAVEQAEIQVKYQVYIDKEKELVNRMSQMENLAIPEHFDYKRIIALGAEAREKLTKAKPRTLGQASRISGINPSDVQILMIYMGR; translated from the coding sequence ATGTTTCAAGCTTATGATATAATAGTGGTAGGTGCCGGTCATGCCGGTTGTGAAGCCGCCGCAGCTGCTGCCAATATGGGCTCAAAAGTGTTACTGGTAACCATGAACATGCAAACCATAGCACAGATGAGTTGTAACCCTGCCATGGGAGGAATAGCAAAAGGACAAATAGTTAGAGAAATAGATGCCTTAGGAGGTTACTCAGGTATAGTATCCGATGCCTCTATGATTCAGTTTCGTATGCTGAACCGTTCAAAGGGACCCGCTATGTGGAGTCCTAGAACACAGAACGATCGTATGCTCTTTGCACAGAAGTGGAGAGAGATGTTAGAGAATACGCCCAATGTAGACTTCTACCAAGATATGGTAAGAGAACTGGTTGTAGAGAATAACAAAGTAACAGGGGTTGTAACAGGGCTAGGTCATACTATAAAGGCCAAAGCTGTAGTATTAACCAATGGAACTTTTTTAAATGGGGTTATCCATATAGGGGAGAAGCGATTAGGTGGAGGCCGTGTAGCAGAAAGAGCTGCACAAGGATTAACAGAGCAATTAGTTAGTCTAGGCTTTGAAAGCGACCGTTTAAAAACAGGTACACCTCCAAGAGTAGATGGACGTTCTTTGGACTATTCTAAAATGGAAGAGCAAAAAGGGGATGAGGAGATAGGTAGCTTTTCTTACTTAGATGTAGAGCGTCCAAAAGAACAGCGAAGCTGCTGGATCACTTATACTAATCAAGAAGTACATGATTTATTAAAGACCGGCTTTGATCGCAGCCCTATGTTTACGGGAAGAATAGAAGGCGTGGGTCCTCGCTATTGTCCTAGTATAGAAGATAAGATCAACCGCTTTGCTGAAAGAGACCGTCATCAGCTATTTGTAGAACCAGAAGGTTGGAATACGGTGGAGATCTATGTAAATGGTTTCTCTACATCCCTTCCAGAAGAAGTACAATATGAAGCGCTGCGTAAAGTGCAAGGCTTTGAGAATGTACGGTTCTTCCGTCCGGGTTATGCTATTGAATACGACTTCTTTCCACCTACACAGTTGAGCTATACCCTAGAAACCAAGGCTATTGAAAACTTATTCTTTGCAGGCCAGATAAATGGCACAACAGGATATGAAGAAGCTGCATGTCAAGGATTGATGGCAGGTATCAATGCACATCAAAAAGTGATCAATGATGCTCCCTTAATCTTAAAGCGCAGTGAAGCATATATCGGTGTATTAATTGATGACCTGATTTCAAAAGGTACGCAAGAGCCTTACCGCATGTTTACCTCACGAGCAGAATTCAGAACTCTTTTACGCCAGGACAATGCAGACTTGCGCTTAACTGAGACGAGCTATCGTATGGGCTTGGCAACAGAGGGCCGAATGCAAAAGATGCTGAAAAAGAGGAGAGAAGTGGAAGAAGTAAAAACCATATTGAGCACTACGGCGATGGAACCAGCAGAAATAAATCCCTTCTTTGAAAGCATTGAAAGCGCGTCTATCAATGAAAAACAAAAGCTGGAGAAAATCATATTGCGCCCCAACGTACAGCTGCATGATATCATGAAGCAGGTGCCTAAAGTAGAAGAAGCCTTGAAAGGATATGAAGAAGAAGCTGTAGAGCAAGCTGAGATCCAGGTGAAGTACCAGGTATATATAGATAAAGAAAAAGAACTGGTGAACAGGATGAGTCAGATGGAGAACCTGGCCATACCTGAACATTTTGACTACAAACGCATTATAGCCTTGGGCGCAGAAGCGAGAGAAAAACTAACAAAGGCTAAACCAAGAACACTTGGTCAGGCCAGCCGGATCTCTGGAATTAATCCAAGTGATGTACAGATACTGATGATTTATATGGGGAGGTAG
- a CDS encoding chromate transporter, with amino-acid sequence MMLRHIPFLKNVFLYSITAFGGPQAHMAMMLKNFVHQTPYVTEEELLEYNAFCNLLPGASSTQTVTLIGYKRGGIWLAIFTLLVWILPGCFLMGAFSFYFLI; translated from the coding sequence ATGATGCTGCGTCACATTCCATTCCTCAAAAACGTATTTCTGTACAGCATTACAGCATTTGGTGGTCCGCAGGCACACATGGCTATGATGCTTAAAAACTTTGTGCATCAAACGCCTTATGTAACAGAAGAAGAATTACTGGAATACAATGCGTTTTGCAATTTATTGCCAGGCGCTTCCTCCACACAGACCGTTACATTAATTGGTTATAAAAGGGGTGGTATTTGGTTGGCCATCTTTACTTTATTGGTTTGGATCTTACCAGGGTGCTTTTTAATGGGCGCCTTTTCTTTTTACTTTCTTATATAG
- a CDS encoding chromate transporter — MDLTRVLFNGRLFFLLSYIDQKTLHTDIFKFIPSLAVGFLAYASVAAFRISIKNTITWCIMAFCVFATYAAFRSPWIFPSLIVLGGAITNLSKKRIPQKEVVSKKIKWGNIWLFAALFLIAGVTSEVARKNDWPNRKPINLFENMYRMGSLVFGGGHVLMPMMYEQFSVRPEVVKQKNPNVVSINKEDMTTGMGIVRAMPGPVFSIASFTGGMALKNQGPTMQVIGCIIGTIAIFLPSALLVLFFFPIWHNLKRYAVIYRSLEGINAAVVGIVIASTLYIMKDITLIDGSINSLINVAVILATFGLLQFTRIASPIIVAVCLLLGYLL, encoded by the coding sequence TTGGATCTTACCAGGGTGCTTTTTAATGGGCGCCTTTTCTTTTTACTTTCTTATATAGATCAGAAGACCCTGCATACTGACATCTTTAAATTCATTCCGTCACTGGCGGTAGGCTTTTTGGCGTATGCATCGGTGGCGGCCTTTCGTATCTCTATTAAGAATACAATCACCTGGTGTATCATGGCGTTTTGTGTGTTTGCTACTTATGCTGCCTTCCGATCGCCATGGATCTTTCCCTCTTTGATTGTATTAGGCGGTGCCATCACCAACCTAAGTAAGAAGCGCATCCCGCAAAAAGAGGTAGTATCAAAAAAGATAAAGTGGGGTAATATCTGGCTCTTTGCTGCTTTATTCTTAATAGCCGGGGTAACCAGTGAGGTAGCCCGTAAAAATGACTGGCCCAACCGAAAGCCCATTAACCTGTTTGAAAACATGTACCGGATGGGTAGCCTGGTATTTGGCGGTGGCCACGTATTGATGCCCATGATGTATGAACAGTTTTCAGTACGTCCGGAGGTAGTTAAACAAAAGAACCCGAATGTGGTTTCAATAAATAAAGAGGATATGACCACAGGGATGGGTATTGTTCGAGCTATGCCTGGGCCGGTATTTTCCATTGCTTCCTTTACAGGAGGCATGGCTTTAAAGAATCAAGGGCCAACTATGCAGGTCATAGGTTGTATCATTGGCACTATTGCCATCTTTTTACCCAGCGCATTATTGGTACTTTTTTTCTTTCCTATTTGGCATAACCTGAAACGCTATGCAGTGATCTACCGCTCATTGGAAGGGATTAATGCAGCAGTGGTAGGGATTGTGATTGCCTCTACCTTATATATCATGAAGGATATTACGCTGATTGACGGGAGCATTAACAGCTTGATTAATGTAGCAGTAATCCTGGCTACTTTCGGATTGCTACAGTTTACCCGCATTGCTTCACCCATTATAGTTGCTGTTTGCCTGCTTTTAGGCTACTTACTTTGA
- the nadD gene encoding nicotinate (nicotinamide) nucleotide adenylyltransferase, whose product MKVGLYFGSFNPIHIGHLIIANHILNETNLQKVWFVLSPQNPFKHSATLLNEFDRLHLVQKAVEGDDRLKASDIEFSLPKPSYTSHTLAYLKEKHPAYEFSIIMGSDSFQNLGKWKNAEAVINHYPILVYERPGFPVENTLGASVQVMNAPLLEISATHIREAIQQGKSIKYLVPESVESEIVTNRFFKKLQSK is encoded by the coding sequence ATGAAGGTGGGTCTTTATTTTGGTTCGTTTAACCCTATCCATATTGGGCACCTGATCATTGCAAACCACATTCTTAATGAAACCAACCTTCAAAAAGTTTGGTTTGTGCTTTCTCCCCAGAACCCTTTTAAGCATTCGGCTACCCTGTTAAACGAGTTCGATCGTCTTCATTTGGTGCAAAAAGCAGTAGAGGGAGATGATCGTTTAAAGGCTTCTGATATCGAGTTTTCTCTCCCTAAACCTTCTTATACTTCCCATACCTTGGCTTATTTGAAAGAAAAGCATCCGGCTTATGAGTTTAGTATTATCATGGGAAGCGATAGTTTTCAGAACCTTGGAAAGTGGAAGAATGCCGAAGCTGTTATTAATCACTACCCTATCTTGGTATATGAACGCCCTGGTTTTCCTGTAGAAAATACCTTGGGGGCATCTGTACAAGTAATGAATGCTCCCTTGTTGGAGATATCTGCTACTCATATCCGTGAAGCTATACAGCAGGGCAAGTCTATTAAGTACCTGGTTCCAGAAAGTGTAGAAAGTGAGATTGTAACTAATCGCTTCTTTAAAAAGCTTCAAAGTAAGTAG